GAGCTCGTGGTAATTAATTAACGGGGGAGATTTGTAGTTGGTGTACGTATTTACAATTGATCAGGGATGTAATGGTAATGTCTCAGTAAATCACCCTGCTGAGCCTGTATTCATCAAGGTTGGCCAACCGAGGCCCAGTCTTGGAGATGCGACTTTTCTAATAATGGACTACTTTTGCGCCGGCATGTTCCGGCAGCCCCCCTAACCCACGTTGTGTGGCCGCCGAAGGCTCGGTTCCGGGCTTGCTCATCCATGCCTGGAGCCGTGCTTGTCAGGCGATTTATGCCTCACGTCAGGTGCTCTCGGACCTGACGCTAGCCCGTGCAGGTTCCGCCCAGATCGATCGCATCTTCGCTAAAGAGGTCGGTTACAGAAGTTTTGTCCTAGCCTATAAGCCACAAACAGGTTATTTAAGCCAAGCGACATCGGCACTTGTGACGGGAGTCTTTCTTTAAGCCCCTGACTTCAAAGGATACGCCTCCCTCACTAGGCGCCACTGGTTTCCCCTCAGTGCTCTAGTAACCCTCCCTGTAACTTTAGGAAGCGTCTGAGACAAATGGAACTGACAACCGCCAACATTTCCAAGCTTACACTGGTTGTGGCATGACCGGCGTCAGTGGTttgagaaaaaaaaaatggcACACTTCGCAAGTACTCTGCCTTTGTAATCCGCAGAACTATATCATAAAAGGAGTGATTATAAatctaagataatatatagaCTTTAGAgtatagtttatttattttcctCCAAGTTACGTCTCTATAGCCCGGCAAAGGTCTCATTGCTAACCTACAGTATGCTGGTTTTTTCTTGGTCTGGGTGCGGCGGAACCCGACAGACCCACATACAATTAGAACGCAAAAGCCTATTTCCACCTGACCGACTCGGGGGAATAGACGCGTATTCCCTCAAAGTGAAGCATGTCTGCCCTGGTTGATACAAGCGCCATCGGGCAATGGCGGTCTATTGTGACTCTGATCGCTTTTGTCATCGCTAGTAGGTATACCCTCAGAGTCTGGGTACCGCTTACTGACGCGCAGTCTAGATATCATCGTCTTGTTCCCATTCAACGTGCCTCTTTACGTGCCGAAGCTTGTCGTCAAGTTGTTCCTTGGGTCGCTTGTTAAGCTGCGGATAATTCCCTCAAGGCTTCGCTacgagatcctcgacaagACAAATCATATAGACGAACCCAACAATGAGTCCGAAAGTACTAAAAGGAAAAGAATCTCAAAGCACTTTATGCGCTTTGGCTTCCCTTTCAATTTCATCACTGCTCCATTGATCGCAGACCTTTTTCTGCTCGCTATCTCAGCGAtaggccgccaagaagttCGTGATGGTACCATTGGCGCCGACAACATCGAGCCTTTTGATATCATGGTATTCTTCATTACTTTGGCCTACATCGCAATTTCTATCGACGCCTCCGGTCTCATTAGATGGCTCGCTTTCAAGGTGCTGCAATGGGGCGGCAAGGTTGGCCACAAGCTCTTCTTCTACCTCtacgccttcttcttcgtccttGGTAGTTTCGTCGGCAACGACCCCATCATCTTGTCGGGGACGTCGTTTCTCGCCTACATGACGCGCGCGTCTGAGAACATCCAAAATCCTAGAGCGTGGATCTATACCCAGTTCGCCGTCGCCAATATCGCGTCCGCTATTCTTGTCTCTTCGAACCCGACCAATCTGGTTCTTGCTGGAGCCTTTGAGATCAAGTTTATCGAATACACTGCCAACATGATCGTTCCGGTCGTCGTCACGGGTGTGGTTTTGTTTCCGTTCCTCTTATACGTTGTCTTTGCGGATGAGTCCCTTATCCCATCCTCGATCAAGATGCACGCACTGCCCACCGGGGCCGACACCAGAGACCCTGTCAACCCTAATATTCCGTATGTCCGTCGTCAGGCAGAGGAACAAGAGGActcaggagaaggaggccaagccgTTCTTTCTCTTGAAGAGATTATGAATCCCTTCTTGGATAAGAAGGGCGCAACGTTTGGTGCTGTCGTCATGGCAGCCACCCTCATTACTCTTCTCGCTATCAATGCCGCCAGTGCCAAGGGCACCAAACACCATGTCTATTGGGTCACTTTGCCCGCCGCGTTTGTCATGTTCTGCTGGGATGTTGCCTTTGGGTGGCTTCACCGCGAAGAGACGCGCAAAACGGCTGCTCAATATCGGGAGATGGTTGAACGTGCgcaggaggagagaagaatgGAAGCAGCTGGAGCTAGTCGGCAGTCCACGATCAACGCTCCTACAGCTAGCAGTAATCCCTTCAGGGGCACTGAGATAGCTGAGGCCATTACTCTTGCGGACTTGACGGCTGAGAATACTCCGGATCCACCAGGCCCGATTCCCAAGGTGCTTCTATCCGGAACAGGTAGCAACAGTCCCGTCACAATATCAGGGTCTCCCAAGTCGCCAATTCACGCGAGTAACCCTAATTCCAAAAGTCCTTCACCCGGTGAACCCAGCCATCTCGGATCTGAGCCCTTGTCGCAACTACCCGGTCCCATGCAACTGGTTCACGATGAATCCTGGCAGATCGGTTCACAGCAAGAAGAGGAGCGGCCCACCTTGTTGTCATACTCTTCTGCCGCGCACGAGTGGCTTCAAGAAACATTCCCTACTGTCATGGCAGTCATGTCACATCTACCGTTTGCTCTGGTtccctttgcctttgccatgTTTGTTCTCGTGCAAGCCTTGGTCAGCACGGGGTGGGTAGAACTTTTCTCAGTAGGTTGGTATCACTGGTCAAACAAAACCGGCACGGTTGGCAGTATTGGAGGAATGGGGTTCATATCTGTGATCCTATGCAATGTAAGCTCCTGGTAGACGATGGATTGGGCTGTTGACTGACCCAAATAGTTTTCGGGAACCAACATCGGCACCACCATTCTCTTATCCCGCATCATCCAAGCATGGCAGAAGATCCATGAGCGAAATGGCACCGCCATCAGTGATAGAACCTTCTGGGCCACCGTTTACAGCATGGCTCTTGGCGTGAACTACGGCGCATTCAGCACAGCCTTTAGCGCATCCCTGGCTGGTCTTCTCTGGCGGGACATCCTCGCTCGGAAGCACATCCATGTTAAGAGCCGTGAGTTTGCTCGCGTTAACTTTCCCATCATCGCAATTTCCATGACTGTGGGatgtcttgtccttgttgggGAAATTTACATCACGAGGGACAGTTCCCCATACGACCCAGGATAAGAATTACACTTTGGTTTGAAGCTAGATTACAATGAAGCGAAGTCTTTTTCCGGCATTGACACTATCTTGAATTCAGTTTGACGACGTCGCCAACTTATTAACGACGTCTTCTTTTCGGAATTGGCGACGTCTCTTGTCCAGACAGGTCGTGCGTCCTATAAAATGGCCCTTTCCCACCCAAACCTGCACACTTCTTCACAAGACAGCCTATCGATGCTAGCATGCCTCTCGTTGTAAGCAGCAACCTGGGAATCCTCAACCCTGCGTCGGGTTCCAGGTCGACCGACACCTTTCGACATTTCAATCAGCTCCCTCCTGAGGTTCGCCAGATCATTTGGGAGCTTGAACTCAAACATGAGCGTCTCCTGCATGTCGAGACTCATTTCCTCGAGACTTCGCCGGATGACCCTGGCATTGAGAGCGCCGAATGCCTTGGGAGGGCATACAAAATCATCTTGACTGAGTTCCGGCCGATAAGCAAACTTGCCCGTGTCAATTCCGAATCCCGGGCCGTCGCATCTCGCTTCTACAGGGTTCAACTGCCTTGTGTGTATCGCtggaagggcaaggaggatgCAAATGGCATCTTTTACTTTAATCCAGAGCTGGATACTTTGGAAATCCGAGGGAAAGCCTTTTCCAATTTTGCGCAGGCTCTTTGGGTTCATGATGCTCGGCATGTTGGCCTTGTGAATCTTGCCTTGAACTGGGAGCACTCCATCGTCAGGTCAAGGGTTgatgcttctcttcttccacaAGTACTATCGCGGCTCAAGTGCGTTGTATTCTTATACCGTAGTGGACTTGAGCGTATGTTCTTAGGTGAGCGAGCATATGTGTCTATTTAAACGGTGAACCTAACGGGCGATGTCAGGGGAACCAAGGGCCACTGACCCCATGGATAAGGCTGAGGTTTATCGTTCTCGCCCCATCATGCCAGCTACCCCTAAGTTTGATCGTCTACCATGCGATCCAAGGTCACATATCAAAGCCTCTCTCAAGAAGATATATCTGGATTACTTTGAGCCGCGAAAGTTAATCCATGGCTGGTTTAGACTGATGCTAAAGTGCAAGGTACAGCACAATCACGAAGTTGACTACCGCTTTCTGGTGGCCTTTGGAGGCCGCCTTTACCATCCCTCCGACGTGAAAAACAAGGTTGGCGTCGACAGAGGATGGATAGGGCGGGCTTGGAGACCACAGGGATATGAACTCAACCCAGAAATAACCAACAGAGACGCCGCTATCAATTGGGTTCAAAGAAAAGACGAGGCATGGAGAGAAACAGTGCGAAAGATccgtgaggaagaggaagaagaggaagaagagtcCATTGGGGGCAATTTTCAAGAGCTTGAGCTGCCGCTTCGGCCAGCCATAGGGTTCTGGCTTTTTCCAATCGAGGCCCTTGGCCCTTTGCCTGACATTGCCAAGAGAATCCCTTCGCGTAGGGTTCCAGTGCCAGGTTGGAAATCACACCGGAAGATCGATCTGTCAGGGTACAAGCCCCAGCTTTGTCTGTCATATCTCCCGTGATATTTAGAGGGTTCAAAGCGCCTTGCCAGGCATTGCTTGTGTTGGGGGAGAATGGAGCACGTCAAACGTGTTGGAATGGAGAAGCGGCGATTTTTGAAGACTTGATCAAGAAGCGCTGGGCAATATGCTGCAGGGATACAACAGCCTCCCAGCGACCACCATCTCGCTTGATCTTAGAGGTTTCTCGGTATCATTTTTGGTCcaaaggaaagaagaagacaaagtCTTTGCATCGCTCTCAGATCTATTTACTGATAGGTGACGCCTGGTGTCTTTGGCGCTTCTTGTCTGAAGATCGCTGGAACATCTGGAGGGGCATCAACGTCGTTGACCCATGGGGTCTGTCCCGCCTTGCATTTTTGGACGAGCTCGTGCAACACTTTGGCAATCTCGGCAGCTTCGAGACGACTCTGTGGATTGATCAAGAGTAGTCTTGAATCAACAAGAttgatgagctcctccaACGCGGTGCCTGTAACCCGCGCATCCTCATGAAGCAgcttgatgacctcgtcgaccttCGGATGtctttccatcttctcccaccaCTCTGTCTTTCGACCTTCAGAGGCGGGACCGGGATTCTTGGAACGATAGAAGCTATGCCACAGTGAATCCCGTGACGAGTGGAAACCGTCAAGTGCGCGCTGATCGTAGAGTAGCCAGATTACGAATTCCAAGATGACGCACCCCAACGACCAGCAGTCGTACTTGCGCGATCTCGGTGCATTGATCGGACCACTGGCTTCTGGGCCTTCATAAGCTCGGGTCGACGCAGTTGTGACTGTCTCCTTCTGGCGTTGATCTGTTGCCTTTTTGTGCACTCTGGATACCCCCAGGTCGGCGATCTTGAGGGTACCCCCATCGTTCTCGAAATGAAGTATGTTGGATGGCTTGAGGTCTCCGTGACGGCAGTTCACGGCGTGGAGGTCTCTCAAGCCGGATGCGAGCCCAGCCAACTGTGTGATGGACCAGACAAAAATTGGTAGTTCTCGGCCATGCTTGTCTTTCCAGAATTGGTTGAGATCTCCGTGTTCAGCCCATGGGAAGATGATGCAATGAATTCCTTCACAAGTAGCCAGATGTTTGATGAGGTGGTTATTTTCGAtgtgcttgatcttgtccagaTTTCCTTTCTCTTGTTGGTAAGTCTCATCACTCTGAGATTTGGGGGCCCGAGGGAAATGTTTTTCAGGGAAATGTTTGACCGCAACGCGGCGTGGCTTcactccctcctccttggagctGATGTTAGCGAGCGTCAAGTAACCCAATGACATGAACACCTACCTGTGAGAGAATCTCAGCAGAGAATACCCGACTGAATTCTGTGTTTCCCCTGTTCTCACAGTTGGACAACTCGAGTGCGCATTTATCATCCATCTTGATATCAATGGAATAGCCCTCTTTGAGGTTCAAGATGGACGCCAGGACTATCCACTGCTTTTCTTGGAATAAAGTTATGACAGCTTCTTCCCAGTCTGGGAACATGACAGGCTTTCCGTGGCGGGTTTGCAAAGCAGGCTTTTTGGCGAGGGGGAGGTCATCATCTGTGAGGGAATTCGTAATGAGAGCCTTAAGAGACCTCTCATTGAGTTGGCCAATGATGGCGAGCACAGCAATCAGCTTTTTGGCCTGTAGGAGTTTGGACTCGACGCCACGGTTGAAGAACAGCAAGCGCAGCCAGCTCCAGGTCGACCGAAGGTCAGACTTGACTCTGGGCAGCGTTACGATCTCTAGGAGCGTCTGCTCGGGGATGTAGTAATTGTCCGTGACGATGCACTTGCGCGTTGCGTCCTTGAGATCCTGGAACAAGGAGAGATGAGTTTGTGCCGAGACTGGCATATTCATGATTTGATTTGATAAAGATAATTGTATGTGTGTGTGGAGGAAATTGAACAGCTCGGGAATCAATAGCAATAAACAGGATTGGCTCCGAGTTGTGATGAGGCCAGACTTTGCCGAGCTGCATGCGAGTGGAATGATATTGAAGTGTTTGTGCAGGATGGCAGTGGAAGATTAACACGCAAGCACAGTTTCATCCACGGCAAATACTGTCCCCTGGAAGCCTGGGGGGCCTCAAATGACAGGAAGGCAGCCTTATTTTCAACTCAAGATGGTGGTGTGATGACAGGCAGCTGTGCCAAGTCTTGGCCGGTGAGGCATATTTGCAGATATGCGCGAACCAGGCCTCCCCAGATGCGGCCTTGTCAGATTTGAGGCCCCCCAATGGCTCAAAATTGGGCCGCTTTTTCAATGTCAGCTTCTGGATGGGGATGCTCAGTAGACGTGTCGAACCCATCGAGGTATAATCTCAAGGCTGAACGATCCACTGATCTAGATCTTGTAATTCCTGTCAGGCACCTGGTCATTGTGCTAGTGGATACAAATATGCCGAACTCGTGGGGCGCTCTGCGAGCACTTACGCGTACCTACAGTAGACTAGAATCCAGGAACCGGGTCGCTGGCCAAGTTCACTGATTGCTGTGCGTCATGTCTCAAACGGGTGCGGCTTGCTGAGTACCCATCCGTAAATCATCAATCCAACATGCCAAGATAGATTGGGAATGTTGCAGTCTACGTCACCCTTCAAGCCACCGAATAAGACAGGCAGAAAGGGCAACTTGATAACTTTCTAGGCTGAACGGGGACAAGAGCAGAGTGGAAGCTGTAAGCGAGACCCGAGGCTGCACTTTGGAGCTGAGCTGTTTCTTATCAGGGTGTGAGTGGATGGAATCAGACCATATCTGTCACGAGCGTTGCGATATGCAAGCCACAAGGAGttgagggtggtgatgttgctTACAACGGCTGAATTCGTCGTTCTGCCGACGTCATTGGACCTTGCCACACCCTCCAATGTGATTCAACCCAAAAACTCGCAGGAGACGAGCAAATGCCAACCCAAGCGCACCCTCCATGACGACCTTTTGGGTGGCAGATTTCGCCCTGTTTACTAGTAAATGCCACGAACAAATCCCAAAATGGGCATCCAACACACCTCATGCCTTGACCGGCCATGCCCGGCATCATACATGAGAAAACGAGGCACCATGACAGAGGGCATAGCCTGCTTCCCGAATGAGAATCAATGGGGTAtaatgaaaaaaaaaaaaaaggaaaatgTAAATCTTTACGCTTCTTAGGATAAGTTCGTTTCATTTCACTAGATTTTATATCATTTGTTCGATGATAGGGATATCATCATCTTTACCCTTTTTACGGATTGCTGCATGCCGATCTTTGTCGCTTTTCTTGCGCATGCAGCCCTCTTGAAAATACTGCAGGTCGGTAAACCCATTGAAGGTTCGGATTGGGCGTTTCAATAAGAATGCGTATTGCCTCCCTGCGAGATGAGGTGTCAATGCCACCTGCACCTAGGTACTTCGGCTCGGTCATGGCTCGCATGCTGAGGCTCTTCTCCTGGTGCTGCATCGCACCGAGAAAGAAAGGGGAGGCCTCCACGACTGCTGAGCCCTGCGCAGCAAGAAGTGATAGTCTTTCCTCTGGCAAAGAGAAAACTCAACATTGTGAAGAATCCATTTCCCCTCCGTCACCAACTTCATCCTTTTCATCCACTGCTGTAGCGAGCACATCATCGCGCATACATCGCTTTACTTCATTCAAGTGCCTAAAGATGAACAGTGAAGATGAAATGGATACAGCTTACGAACGAATATTTCAAAGAATGGTGAAAAAAGATGACCACACCGAGTGCTTCTTTCCCGAGTCAGGTTGGGACAAGCTACTGCAACGGGATGatgtcgaggccatcctGAAGACACGCGGAAGGGACCCTGTCTCGCCGGAACTGCTCCAATTCATCCTCGAAAGGGCTCTCAAGATTTTTTCCATTCTACTTATCATTAGAAAGCCAGAGCTCATCACCACATTCTACAAGAACGGTTTTGGACAGGACAAGCTTCCGGTCGACCTCAGCTCCGATCAAAAAATGCTTGAGCAGgatggctggaagagctACGTTATCGATTCTTTCTGTGAAAAGCAATGGTTGTTTACGTCACCGACATTCACCAGTGGGCAATTCAGATacgactttgtcaagttcTATCGCCTGCCCTTCACGACAGCCGGGAAACGAGCAAACCAAGGGGCCTCGCACTACAGCACTGTCGAGGAGAGGAGCATTCACGCCGACCATATCGAGCTCTGGGCCGGTCAGGTATGTACTTGGAATTCTCATCGTGAGATAATAGCTTGACTGATGGACAATGAAAAGCCGTCCAGGGATGACGACGGGAACATACGCGTCGCGGTTAAAACGCTTCTCAGCTTAGACGAGAAACCAGCagaccaagaagccaggatccttgagatgatgagagaacTCCAGACCGACCACTTGATCAAAGCAGTCGCCTACTATCGTTGCGACGGCAAACACCACTTCATGTTTCCTTGGGCGGAGCACGGCAATCTCTGGGAATTCTGGACCAGGCAAAAAGGCCCACGAGCTCTAGAGAAGCCCTACCTCGTCTGGATTTTCAAGCAGCTCACAGGACTGGCGGCGGCCATTGAGAAGTTACACAACCAAACCGAGTCGAAGAACTGCCGCCACGGAGATCTGAAGCCCGAAAACATTCTGTGCTTTCGACAAGGCGACGGCAAGGGCAACGGTCCAACTCCTGCGGTAAGAATGGTGATTACTGATGTCGGATTAGCCAAGGATCACGTAGTACGGACGCAGCTGCGGGAAAGCACAAACACCAAGGTGTCGACTAAGCGGTATGCAGGCCCGGAGATGGACGTTGCCTCCGACGCACCACTGTCGAGGCGATTCGACATTTGGAGCATGGGTTGCATTCTACTCGAGTTTTTGATCTGGATCCTCTACGGCGGAGACGAGCTGATAAAATGCACTAAAGCTGCCAGCTCAACCTTTTACAGGGTAGTCAAAGACGAGAGTGGTCAAGTCAAGTCTGTTGAGGTCGATCGCAGAGTTCAAGGCTGGGTGTCATACATCCGCAAGGACTGGAGATGTCCTAGGGGGACTGCCCTTGAACTACTTTTGCATCTTGTCACCGAAAAGCTCTTGGTTGTCAATGTCCAGGAGCCCCCCGATCCGCCCTCTTCTATTACTACGGGACAAGTTCAGGCTCGAATTTATGCCCCCGAGATGAGACGGGAGTTGGAGAAGATTCTGACACAACTGGAAGCTGATGAGATCAATGCCGTAGGAGACAGGCCATCAAGCAACTCATCGGCTCCCCTTGGACCGTCTTACGCCATTCCAACCACAAAGGGCGGCCACCTTGCCCCTGCCACTCCCAGTACACGGGTAAGAGAGCTCCTTTCCCACGACGGCAAGATCAGACGCTAAGAGCTTCAACAGAATGTGCGTGCTAGGCAGCAACATACTTCATAAGATTGCTGATAGCTAACCTGAGGTTTTGAACTGAAAAGGAAGTGAGCTGATCCCCCTCAAGAATTTCGTTGGGTTGACTAGACTGGGACTAACTACTTCTTCAGTATGTGAGCAACGGCGGCATCAATAGGACCACCACAGCACGACAGGCTAACGCACGGCTCAACCATTCAGACAGTATGTTGATTTACAGCGCCTATGCTCATATTAGATATCATTATGCTTACATTTCCTTCTTTAGTTCGTGAGTCCCTCCATGTGGCCCAATCATTatcgtcatcaccatcacagTCACTCTGGTACCTGAACATTGCTAATCGCTTTTAGACCGTACGTATGAGCTCAACTCTTGATGTTCTGATTAATTTCAATTCACGATACTAAGCCCAATACTTGTGTAGCCGGTTTGTGACCTAACAAGCCCTGTCGTCTATCCGATCTGGCTAATTCGCCCTAGCTCACCGACAGATGGATATACACACCCGACGACACCTTTGCGACTGTCTTCTTCAATGATTTCGAGCTTTCTACAGTCCATAAATCTACAAAAAATCCCCATCTTTGCCGACGGTGTCGCAGTCTTCCACTTTGGTCCATCCAATGCCACTTCACGGATTCTCAATCCGGCCTCGCTACCAACGCCCGGGAGGATAACTGCGAACTCTGCAGTCTTCTTTCTTGGCATATTCGGGAAGGATTGTATTCTTGGAGAGATCCCATTCATTTTGTTCGCGTGGGATCGTATCTCACAGTCGAGGATGGCGAAGGACAGCCTGTGCTCAATCTCTGCACACTACCAGGTTTGTAGTCCTCTTAACTGATTAGCTTTACCTACGTGGACTTGTCGAATGCTTACTCAAGGCAGGATCCGGGGTAAAGCCTTTACAGAATGTTCAAACCGGATTCTCAACGCTTCCAGACGCTGGCAGCGAAGCTCACTTCAAAGTTTTGAGGGAGTGGATTCACAGTTGCGACAGTACCCACCACTGCTTGCCCAAGCAACTTGATTTCACACCATCACGGCTTGTTCACATCAGTCGCCCGGGCTCTGATGTTGTTCGACTGGTGGAAAGAGATGACGGACTGAACCAACCAGTCAAATATGCGGCCTTGTCCCATCGCTGGGGCACTGACCATCGCGAACGTTTTTGCACCACAACAGCCAACATCCAGGAGCTGAAGGATGGGTTCAGGACATCCAATCTCCCCAAAACGTTTCTTGATGCCATTTCTGTGACGCACGGTCTCAGGCTAGAATACCTCTGGATCGACTCCATCTGCATCGTCCAGGATGACGTTGAAGACTGGAACATTGAGTCCAAGCTCATGGAGCAGGTCTTTAGCTCAGCATACTGTACCCTCGCTGCAAGTTGTGCCTCTGGGACAAATGACGGGTTTCTCAAGGCGCGGCCTGAGAGACGATGCATCCCTATGACCTTCGGGGACGCCACTTACTACGCGTGCGAGAACATTGACGACTTCGGCACTCATGTTGATCAAAGCGAGCTCAACCAGAGAGGCTGGGTTATGCAGGAGCGAGCTTTGTCACGACGGACCATCTACTTTGTGGAGAATCAGTCGTATTGGGAATGTGGTGGCGGTGTGCGATGCGAGACAATGACCAAGATGAACAAGTATGCACTCGAATCACAGTCACTCTGTCCAATTGCTGACCCAAGGCCACAGTCGCAAAGCCTCATTCCTCGGTGATGCCAACTTCCCCCACTCAGCCGAGAAGTACGTCAAGGGGTTGAAAATTGAGTTCTTCCAGGATCTCTATGTTCGCTACTCCAAGCTGGCActctcctttgcctttgatCGGCCAATCGCCATCAGGGGACTCGAGAATAGGCTTCTCAGCACTTTCAACACCACTGGAGGATACGGAGTATTGGACCGCTACTTTCATCGGTCCTTGCTCTGGAAACGTGGTGGAGAGACATTGCGCCGTATTCCAAACACGCGTGG
This window of the Fusarium keratoplasticum isolate Fu6.1 chromosome 3, whole genome shotgun sequence genome carries:
- a CDS encoding 2EXR domain-containing protein, which encodes MPLVVSSNLGILNPASGSRSTDTFRHFNQLPPEVRQIIWELELKHERLLHVETHFLETSPDDPGIESAECLGRAYKIILTEFRPISKLARVNSESRAVASRFYRVQLPCVYRWKGKEDANGIFYFNPELDTLEIRGKAFSNFAQALWVHDARHVGLVNLALNWEHSIVRSRVDASLLPQVLSRLKCVVFLYRSGLERMFLGEPRATDPMDKAEVYRSRPIMPATPKFDRLPCDPRSHIKASLKKIYLDYFEPRKLIHGWFRLMLKCKVQHNHEVDYRFLVAFGGRLYHPSDVKNKVGVDRGWIGRAWRPQGYELNPEITNRDAAINWVQRKDEAWRETVRKIREEEEEEEEESIGGNFQELELPLRPAIGFWLFPIEALGPLPDIAKRIPSRRVPVPGWKSHRKIDLSGYKPQLCLSYLP
- a CDS encoding CitMHS domain-containing protein codes for the protein MSALVDTSAIGQWRSIVTLIAFVIANIIVLFPFNVPLYVPKLVVKLFLGSLVKLRIIPSRLRYEILDKTNHIDEPNNESESTKRKRISKHFMRFGFPFNFITAPLIADLFLLAISAIGRQEVRDGTIGADNIEPFDIMVFFITLAYIAISIDASGLIRWLAFKVLQWGGKVGHKLFFYLYAFFFVLGSFVGNDPIILSGTSFLAYMTRASENIQNPRAWIYTQFAVANIASAILVSSNPTNLVLAGAFEIKFIEYTANMIVPVVVTGVVLFPFLLYVVFADESLIPSSIKMHALPTGADTRDPVNPNIPYVRRQAEEQEDSGEGGQAVLSLEEIMNPFLDKKGATFGAVVMAATLITLLAINAASAKGTKHHVYWVTLPAAFVMFCWDVAFGWLHREETRKTAAQYREMVERAQEERRMEAAGASRQSTINAPTASSNPFRGTEIAEAITLADLTAENTPDPPGPIPKVLLSGTGSNSPVTISGSPKSPIHASNPNSKSPSPGEPSHLGSEPLSQLPGPMQLVHDESWQIGSQQEEERPTLLSYSSAAHEWLQETFPTVMAVMSHLPFALVPFAFAMFVLVQALVSTGWVELFSVGWYHWSNKTGTVGSIGGMGFISVILCNFSGTNIGTTILLSRIIQAWQKIHERNGTAISDRTFWATVYSMALGVNYGAFSTAFSASLAGLLWRDILARKHIHVKSREFARVNFPIIAISMTVGCLVLVGEIYITRDSSPYDPG
- a CDS encoding Protein kinase domain-containing protein, producing the protein MVKKDDHTECFFPESGWDKLLQRDDVEAILKTRGRDPVSPELLQFILERALKIFSILLIIRKPELITTFYKNGFGQDKLPVDLSSDQKMLEQDGWKSYVIDSFCEKQWLFTSPTFTSGQFRYDFVKFYRLPFTTAGKRANQGASHYSTVEERSIHADHIELWAGQPSRDDDGNIRVAVKTLLSLDEKPADQEARILEMMRELQTDHLIKAVAYYRCDGKHHFMFPWAEHGNLWEFWTRQKGPRALEKPYLVWIFKQLTGLAAAIEKLHNQTESKNCRHGDLKPENILCFRQGDGKGNGPTPALRESTNTKVSTKRYAGPEMDVASDAPLSRRFDIWSMGCILLEFLIWILYGGDELIKCTKAASSTFYRVVKDESGQVKSVEVDRRVQGWVSYIRKDWRCPRGTALELLLHLVTEKLLVVNVQEPPDPPSSITTGQVQARIYAPEMRRELEKILTQLEADEINAVGDRPSSNSSAPLGPSYAIPTTKGGHLAPATPSTRYVSNGGINRTTTARQANARLNHSDSMLIYSAYAHIRYHYAYISFFSSPYLTDRWIYTPDDTFATVFFNDFELSTVHKSTKNPHLCRRCRSLPLWSIQCHFTDSQSGLATNAREDNCELCSLLSWHIREGLYSWRDPIHFVRVGSYLTVEDGEGQPVLNLCTLPGSGVKPLQNVQTGFSTLPDAGSEAHFKVLREWIHSCDSTHHCLPKQLDFTPSRLVHISRPGSDVVRLVERDDGLNQPVKYAALSHRWGTDHRERFCTTTANIQELKDGFRTSNLPKTFLDAISVTHGLRLEYLWIDSICIVQDDVEDWNIESKLMEQVFSSAYCTLAASCASGTNDGFLKARPERRCIPMTFGDATYYACENIDDFGTHVDQSELNQRGWVMQERALSRRTIYFVENQSYWECGGGVRCETMTKMNNRKASFLGDANFPHSAEKYVKGLKIEFFQDLYVRYSKLALSFAFDRPIAIRGLENRLLSTFNTTGGYGVLDRYFHRSLLWKRGGETLRRIPNTRGEPVPSWSWMAYDGAIDYVSAPGGKVSWFSNIKSPFSRTPSESSHYEDETLALEAPVRRIINDPPDESIFFDEPARGLTQPMECIVLGSGNKSPLADFQRHWVILVHCKSGSGGGVYERVGVAVLEGRHVDFQGKARESRIQ